The following are encoded together in the Bacillus cereus group sp. RP43 genome:
- a CDS encoding S-layer homology domain-containing protein, which yields MSRKTSKVKKFFGFVLTATLATTTMVGTVSAETTTKTNGNANSYKVVSNSDTVFTDVPKDHWSKIAIDYLAAAGIFKGYGNGKFGFGDNVTRGQVASLVNRHLGLIADDKQANMFSDITNHMFEKDINAIAQAGIMTGDGSGTFRPDDVLTRYEMAVVLQKAFHLESKGQGSFKDVPKGHWAYESVNAVRSNRIAQGDESGNFNGNMIVKREQYAQFFYNAIAKNRSYNFNINSKEELKQMLTTALQNGTFGPFKLDALGKDISEVKKEFGAPDVWKQAPCTECDAPNTAVYGDYNIDMYPSDARYIWVKMDISINELKEWFGEPDGIGEDMTSEGFIYNRGSYSLYFSFSDGYIQRAKIAKIEHH from the coding sequence ATGAGCAGAAAAACAAGTAAAGTTAAAAAGTTTTTTGGATTCGTACTAACCGCAACACTAGCAACTACAACGATGGTAGGCACAGTAAGTGCAGAAACAACTACGAAAACAAACGGTAATGCAAATAGCTATAAGGTAGTTAGCAATAGTGACACTGTATTTACAGATGTACCAAAGGACCACTGGTCAAAAATTGCTATTGACTACTTAGCGGCAGCGGGGATTTTTAAGGGATATGGAAATGGAAAATTTGGTTTTGGGGACAATGTTACTAGAGGACAGGTAGCTTCTTTAGTCAATCGACATTTAGGTTTAATAGCAGACGATAAACAGGCGAATATGTTTAGTGACATTACAAATCATATGTTTGAAAAGGATATTAACGCCATTGCGCAAGCTGGAATTATGACAGGTGATGGATCAGGTACATTTCGTCCAGATGATGTATTAACTCGATATGAAATGGCAGTAGTGTTACAAAAAGCATTTCATTTAGAATCAAAAGGACAAGGGAGCTTTAAAGATGTACCAAAAGGTCATTGGGCCTATGAATCTGTAAATGCAGTGCGTAGTAACCGTATAGCACAAGGTGACGAATCAGGTAATTTTAATGGCAACATGATTGTGAAGCGTGAGCAATATGCACAATTTTTCTATAATGCAATAGCAAAGAACAGATCTTATAATTTCAACATCAATTCAAAAGAAGAACTGAAACAAATGTTAACAACAGCTTTACAGAATGGGACGTTTGGTCCATTTAAATTAGATGCACTAGGTAAAGATATATCTGAGGTGAAAAAAGAATTTGGAGCGCCTGATGTTTGGAAGCAAGCACCATGTACAGAATGTGATGCCCCTAATACAGCGGTATACGGAGATTATAATATTGATATGTACCCTTCAGACGCTAGATATATATGGGTGAAAATGGATATCTCTATCAACGAATTAAAAGAGTGGTTTGGTGAACCAGATGGAATCGGAGAGGATATGACTAGTGAAGGATTTATATATAATCGAGGAAGCTATTCTCTTTATTTCAGCTTCTCTGATGGTTATATTCAACGCGCTAAGATCGCTAAAATTGAACATCATTAA
- a CDS encoding cupredoxin domain-containing protein — protein sequence MSVKKKLTGLIIPLAMIIVMTALGSLNIFAESDVVRQPIEVELNDDYFNPNVITVPAGKTTTLLLKNQGNRDHTFTVKKLGIDAEVPSRKEKTITVKPETPGTYELICRFHYLKGMVGKVIVK from the coding sequence ATGTCTGTGAAAAAGAAATTAACTGGATTGATCATTCCACTTGCGATGATTATAGTTATGACAGCTCTAGGATCACTCAATATATTTGCCGAATCCGACGTTGTGAGACAGCCTATTGAGGTTGAATTGAATGATGATTACTTTAATCCGAATGTCATCACTGTTCCGGCTGGGAAAACGACAACGTTACTATTGAAAAACCAAGGAAATAGAGATCACACCTTTACGGTAAAAAAACTCGGAATTGACGCCGAGGTCCCGTCAAGAAAAGAAAAAACAATTACCGTAAAACCTGAAACTCCCGGTACATATGAACTAATATGTCGGTTCCACTACTTGAAAGGAATGGTTGGAAAAGTAATAGTCAAATAA
- a CDS encoding MFS transporter: MQSEKLWTKDFLGTCFSSLFLFLTFYMLMTTLPVYVIDSLKGKPEEIGLVATVFLISSVLCRPFTGKWLDDLGRKKILFISLSLFLAATVMYFGTQSLFLLLALRFLHGIGFGMATTATGTIVTDVAPAHRRGEALAYYGVFMSLPMVIGPFLGLTIISHFSFTALFIVCSVFSLLAFLLGLVVNIPHEKPVSKQAREKMKWKDLIEPSSIPIALTGFVLAFSYSGILSFIPIYAKELGLGEVASYFFILYALVVVISRPFTGKIFDRFGENVLIYPAIIIFTIGMFILSQAQTSFWFLGAGMLIGLGYGTLIPSFQTIAISAAPNHRRGSATATYYSFFDSGIGFGSFILGIVAAKSSYHNMYFIAAIIVAFTLLLYYGLHGRKQKFKKQSTDGQISA, encoded by the coding sequence ATGCAAAGTGAAAAACTTTGGACGAAGGATTTCCTCGGAACTTGTTTTAGTAGTCTGTTTCTCTTTTTAACATTTTACATGCTTATGACTACTCTGCCTGTCTATGTTATAGACAGCCTAAAAGGAAAACCTGAGGAAATTGGTTTAGTTGCAACTGTTTTTCTTATTTCATCTGTTTTATGTAGACCATTCACAGGAAAATGGCTCGATGATTTAGGAAGAAAGAAAATATTATTTATTTCACTTTCACTATTTTTAGCCGCTACTGTTATGTATTTCGGTACGCAAAGTTTATTTTTATTACTTGCCCTTCGCTTCTTACATGGTATTGGATTCGGAATGGCAACGACAGCAACTGGAACAATTGTAACTGATGTAGCACCAGCTCATAGACGCGGTGAAGCACTTGCTTATTACGGCGTATTTATGAGTCTACCGATGGTAATTGGTCCTTTTTTAGGTTTAACAATTATTTCTCATTTTTCATTTACTGCATTATTTATCGTTTGTTCGGTATTTTCATTACTCGCATTTTTATTAGGATTAGTAGTGAATATTCCTCATGAAAAACCAGTAAGTAAACAAGCACGAGAAAAAATGAAATGGAAAGACTTAATTGAACCATCTTCTATTCCAATCGCTCTAACAGGATTTGTTTTAGCCTTTTCTTATAGTGGTATTTTATCCTTTATTCCTATTTATGCGAAAGAGCTTGGTTTAGGAGAAGTTGCTAGTTACTTCTTTATTTTATACGCACTTGTTGTGGTCATTTCTCGTCCATTTACAGGGAAAATATTTGATCGCTTCGGTGAAAATGTACTTATTTATCCCGCTATTATTATCTTCACAATTGGGATGTTCATTTTAAGCCAAGCGCAAACTTCATTTTGGTTCCTTGGCGCAGGTATGTTAATCGGTTTAGGATACGGAACATTAATTCCAAGTTTCCAAACGATTGCAATTTCTGCCGCTCCAAACCATCGACGTGGTTCTGCGACAGCTACTTACTACTCGTTCTTTGATAGTGGCATTGGCTTTGGTTCTTTCATTTTAGGTATAGTCGCTGCCAAATCAAGTTATCATAATATGTATTTTATCGCAGCTATTATAGTTGCGTTCACTTTACTACTTTATTATGGATTACACGGACGAAAACAAAAATTCAAAAAGCAAAGTACAGATGGACAAATATCTGCTTAA
- a CDS encoding serine hydrolase — MNVKKSPLLLLLLVLLFVVTGLGFTFFKHNKTTPTKANVTKENWLDDPYLRWSYTHMKEFTLINEVKNNPDQVAAFPTALQNLDDFAVERRFGNTIPLKKLLDENKTDAFVVVHNGQLVYERYFNGYNESNPHGMASLAKVFTGAIIQSLAEENLINVEKTANTYIKELKNTPFGKATLQQLLDMQVSAEYPTHGYMQLGLENQDAQLYLASNILPRGKNYEGPMKIYDMLLEAEETAPPGSAFSYNNGSTETLAWIIRTITDKSLAENVSEQIWSQIGMEEDAYYVTDETKVEQASAGLNATARDMARFGQLLLNNGQYNGKQIVPSSITESVKNIQEGELAIGSGASISYHNQWWIPHNEQGAFEVLGSYGQTLYIDPKANMVIVHFSSNAAPSNEIHSTYSNMYVDIAHHLEKLPR, encoded by the coding sequence ATGAATGTAAAGAAATCTCCCCTGCTATTACTGTTACTAGTATTACTATTCGTAGTTACAGGGCTTGGGTTTACTTTTTTTAAACATAATAAAACGACCCCCACTAAAGCTAATGTCACAAAAGAAAACTGGTTAGACGATCCTTACTTACGCTGGTCGTATACACATATGAAAGAATTCACTTTAATAAATGAAGTAAAAAACAACCCTGACCAAGTTGCTGCCTTCCCTACCGCGTTACAAAACTTAGACGATTTTGCTGTGGAGCGTAGATTTGGAAATACAATTCCTCTAAAAAAGCTTTTAGACGAAAACAAAACAGACGCTTTTGTCGTTGTACATAATGGTCAACTTGTTTATGAACGATATTTCAATGGATATAACGAGAGTAATCCTCATGGAATGGCATCGTTAGCAAAGGTGTTTACTGGTGCAATCATACAATCTCTCGCTGAAGAAAATCTTATTAATGTAGAGAAAACAGCTAACACTTACATAAAAGAATTAAAAAATACACCGTTTGGTAAAGCTACACTTCAGCAATTACTGGACATGCAAGTTTCCGCTGAATACCCTACTCACGGATATATGCAACTAGGACTAGAAAATCAAGATGCTCAACTATATTTAGCTAGTAATATTTTACCCCGAGGTAAAAATTACGAGGGGCCTATGAAAATTTATGATATGTTACTAGAAGCAGAAGAAACTGCACCACCTGGCTCCGCTTTTTCTTACAATAACGGCTCAACTGAAACACTCGCCTGGATTATCCGAACAATCACTGACAAATCATTAGCTGAAAATGTAAGCGAGCAAATTTGGTCTCAAATTGGTATGGAAGAAGACGCTTATTATGTTACAGATGAAACAAAAGTAGAACAAGCAAGCGCCGGTTTAAATGCAACTGCTAGAGATATGGCGAGATTCGGGCAATTACTTTTAAATAATGGTCAATATAATGGAAAACAAATCGTCCCTTCTTCTATTACAGAAAGTGTAAAAAATATACAAGAAGGCGAACTCGCAATTGGCAGCGGCGCTTCAATTTCTTATCATAATCAATGGTGGATTCCGCATAATGAACAAGGCGCTTTCGAAGTGTTAGGCAGTTACGGACAAACTCTTTACATCGATCCGAAAGCAAATATGGTTATCGTCCACTTCTCTTCTAACGCTGCGCCTAGTAATGAAATACATTCGACTTACTCAAATATGTATGTTGATATTGCACATCATTTGGAGAAGCTTCCACGGTAG
- a CDS encoding DUF3895 domain-containing protein, with product MNQISFEDLFEEEKEKVEVAEIPVPLSPLQKDILELMDAEEISALELCEQLIRAGKIPDERFTTNKPKVYGKVCLILEGFVAEGKLTFIKSDEKRDRVYKVKF from the coding sequence ATGAATCAAATTTCATTTGAAGATTTATTTGAAGAAGAAAAAGAAAAGGTAGAGGTGGCTGAGATACCAGTACCTTTATCGCCATTGCAAAAAGATATATTGGAATTAATGGATGCTGAAGAAATAAGTGCACTTGAGCTGTGCGAACAATTAATACGAGCTGGTAAAATACCAGATGAAAGATTCACAACGAATAAGCCTAAAGTATATGGAAAAGTATGCTTAATATTAGAAGGTTTTGTTGCGGAAGGGAAGCTTACTTTTATTAAAAGTGATGAGAAAAGAGATAGGGTATATAAAGTGAAATTTTAA
- a CDS encoding MFS transporter produces the protein MDTKEKMTTALTQNNDQFQLPTNTIMPRYITLLFSIACGMAVANIYFAHPLLDSLSNEFKINHSTIGVVITITQVCYALGLLLLVPLGDLLNQKKLIIVQMLLSVFALIVVGVAPSSTVLFIGMALVGILATVTQTLVAYASILANPKDRGRIVGFVTSGVVIGILLARTFAGTLTDLAGWRSVYLTSAVLMLFVIGLLYRNLPNLEHKKTAMTYRKLLRSVLLLFVEERILRIRGILALLIFTSFSILWTSLVLPLSAAPYNLSHTAIGAFGLAGVAGALAATKAGQLADRGFGERTTGIALSLLLLSWLLIKLMNHSLFLLVTGVILLDLAVQAVHVTNQSILFTVRPEARSRLTASYMIFYSIGSATGAILSTNIYASYGWNGVCILGTSVSACALLFWAMTLRRSS, from the coding sequence ATGGATACTAAAGAAAAAATGACAACTGCTCTTACTCAGAATAATGATCAGTTCCAATTACCTACCAATACAATCATGCCCCGCTATATAACTCTATTATTTTCAATAGCTTGTGGGATGGCTGTGGCGAATATATACTTCGCTCATCCTCTACTTGATTCTTTATCAAATGAGTTTAAGATCAACCATTCAACTATTGGTGTCGTTATTACGATTACTCAAGTTTGTTATGCACTCGGATTACTTTTATTAGTTCCACTTGGGGATTTGTTAAACCAAAAAAAACTTATTATTGTTCAAATGCTTTTATCCGTTTTCGCTTTAATTGTGGTCGGAGTCGCTCCTTCAAGTACCGTACTTTTTATAGGTATGGCCTTAGTCGGAATTCTTGCGACTGTTACGCAGACACTTGTCGCATACGCATCCATTTTAGCTAACCCAAAAGACCGTGGGCGAATAGTAGGTTTCGTCACGAGTGGTGTCGTAATAGGAATTCTACTTGCACGTACATTTGCCGGAACATTAACAGATTTAGCGGGATGGCGTTCCGTTTATCTTACCTCTGCTGTACTTATGCTCTTCGTAATTGGCTTGTTATATCGTAATTTACCTAATCTTGAACATAAAAAAACAGCTATGACCTATCGTAAATTATTACGTTCTGTTCTCTTATTATTTGTAGAAGAAAGGATCTTACGTATTCGCGGAATATTAGCATTGCTTATTTTTACTTCCTTCAGTATTTTATGGACTTCATTAGTTTTACCTCTAAGTGCTGCACCATATAATCTATCACATACAGCTATCGGAGCATTTGGTCTTGCTGGAGTTGCTGGTGCATTAGCTGCCACTAAGGCCGGACAACTCGCTGATCGCGGATTTGGAGAAAGAACTACTGGCATAGCCTTATCCTTATTATTACTTTCATGGCTCCTCATTAAATTAATGAACCATTCTCTATTCCTACTAGTTACCGGTGTTATCCTTTTAGATTTAGCTGTGCAAGCTGTACATGTCACGAACCAGAGTATACTTTTCACAGTGCGTCCTGAAGCGAGAAGTCGGCTCACTGCTAGTTATATGATTTTTTATTCTATCGGCAGTGCTACAGGTGCAATTCTTTCCACAAACATTTATGCAAGCTACGGATGGAACGGAGTTTGTATATTAGGTACATCCGTTAGTGCTTGCGCTCTTTTATTCTGGGCAATGACCTTACGACGATCATCATAA
- a CDS encoding MFS transporter, whose amino-acid sequence MSMRFTFWIMVGIVAISGLSQGMLLPAIAMIFEQEGVSSSINGIHATALYIGILFISPFLEKPMQKFGMKPIIVIGGFLVIISLFFFTQTFSFWVWFILRFLVGVGDHMLHVGTQTWITTTSDPSKIGRQVSIYGVFFGIGFAVGPYLASTVQYGLSTPFIVSTILCLIGWLLLLPTKNAFPAQDEAKTESESSFSRYKQVVGLAWIALIGPLAYGVLEAMLNSNLPVYALRKGWSVSEVSFLLPAFAVGGIITQIPLGMLSDKYGRDRILTWMFSISTGIFLLAAVFDQYYWIVFTCMLIAGMVIGSCFSLGLGFMTDLLPRHLLPAGNILSGIAFSIGSIMGPVLGGVFIEKIQYTSFFIAVMIIMGILAMLYIIYMKNQFASRKIESRLGHDKTT is encoded by the coding sequence ATGTCAATGCGTTTTACTTTTTGGATTATGGTTGGGATTGTGGCAATTTCAGGTTTGTCACAAGGTATGCTCTTACCTGCCATCGCAATGATTTTTGAACAAGAAGGGGTTAGTTCAAGTATTAACGGTATTCATGCGACGGCATTATACATCGGGATATTATTTATTTCACCGTTTCTTGAAAAACCGATGCAAAAGTTTGGAATGAAACCAATTATCGTAATTGGTGGGTTTCTCGTTATTATTTCATTATTCTTTTTTACACAAACATTTTCATTCTGGGTATGGTTTATTCTTAGGTTTCTAGTTGGTGTTGGAGATCATATGCTCCATGTCGGAACGCAAACGTGGATTACGACAACGTCAGACCCTAGTAAAATAGGTAGACAAGTATCGATATACGGTGTATTCTTCGGAATTGGTTTCGCAGTTGGCCCGTATTTAGCAAGCACTGTTCAGTACGGTCTTTCAACACCATTTATCGTATCTACTATACTTTGTTTAATTGGCTGGCTTTTACTACTACCAACGAAAAATGCATTTCCAGCACAAGATGAGGCGAAAACTGAAAGTGAATCATCCTTTTCTCGTTATAAACAAGTCGTTGGATTAGCTTGGATTGCACTTATTGGTCCGCTTGCATACGGTGTACTTGAAGCGATGTTAAATAGTAATTTGCCAGTATACGCACTGCGCAAAGGATGGTCTGTATCGGAAGTTTCATTCTTATTACCCGCATTCGCAGTTGGCGGTATTATTACACAAATTCCGCTCGGTATGTTAAGTGATAAATACGGAAGAGATCGTATTTTAACGTGGATGTTCAGTATAAGCACTGGTATTTTCTTACTTGCAGCAGTATTTGATCAATATTACTGGATTGTCTTTACCTGTATGCTTATAGCAGGTATGGTCATTGGCTCGTGCTTCTCATTAGGACTTGGATTTATGACAGATTTATTACCGAGACACTTACTACCAGCAGGTAATATATTATCCGGAATCGCCTTTAGTATAGGAAGTATTATGGGCCCTGTATTAGGAGGCGTATTTATAGAAAAAATACAGTATACAAGCTTTTTTATTGCGGTTATGATTATAATGGGTATTCTCGCAATGTTATATATTATTTACATGAAAAATCAATTCGCATCAAGAAAAATAGAAAGTAGGTTAGGGCATGACAAAACAACCTAA
- a CDS encoding NETI motif-containing protein: MTKQPNKKKFEVLENETITDCLARMEQEGYAPSRRMEEPIFHEVKKDGKTEVEPCGRKIVFEGKLK, from the coding sequence ATGACAAAACAACCTAATAAGAAAAAATTTGAAGTACTCGAAAATGAAACAATTACAGATTGCTTAGCACGTATGGAACAAGAAGGCTACGCACCGTCTCGTCGCATGGAAGAGCCAATCTTTCATGAAGTGAAGAAAGACGGGAAAACAGAAGTTGAACCGTGTGGTAGGAAGATTGTTTTTGAAGGGAAGTTGAAATAA
- a CDS encoding DUF4279 domain-containing protein: MAYFSATGDAFPIEAVTDALSIEPTKTCKKGDVVARPSNPNLVSTKIIYRKETDWTLSTGYQESYNINNQLNVILKSLEGKTEQLKHLKEKYGLEFLFMVVIQVENNESPAMYLQKDIIDFASLIQAEIHFDLYI; this comes from the coding sequence ATGGCTTATTTTAGTGCAACGGGTGATGCATTCCCTATTGAGGCAGTTACCGATGCCCTAAGTATCGAGCCTACAAAAACTTGTAAAAAAGGAGATGTTGTTGCAAGACCTAGTAATCCGAATCTTGTATCCACCAAAATCATATATAGAAAAGAGACTGATTGGACTTTAAGCACTGGATACCAAGAATCATACAATATAAATAATCAGTTGAATGTAATTCTAAAATCCCTTGAAGGGAAAACAGAACAATTAAAACATCTTAAGGAGAAATATGGTTTAGAGTTTCTTTTTATGGTAGTGATTCAAGTGGAGAATAACGAATCACCCGCAATGTATTTACAAAAAGATATTATTGATTTTGCTAGTTTAATTCAAGCAGAAATTCATTTTGATTTATATATTTAG
- a CDS encoding DnaD domain protein, which translates to MAVYRNVQVNFWQDEFILDLTPEERYFYIYLLTGTKTKQCGIYILPKRLAELETGYSMETVEKLLNRFVEYGKILYDAETKELFIINWLHYNPIFNTNIEKCVLRELKLVKSKEFLHKFLRKCLEEECKIPLLLQYFGMPEEEVSSNSQQAIIQEKEEKEEKEEVERVEDATPHSEVYKFYEQNISSLSPYIAKELKEWMQRVSGDKVLEALKIAFENNKGTFAYVQGILRNWCKKGQVSFSKGKEIVRKRAVFSLYDP; encoded by the coding sequence ATGGCGGTGTACCGTAATGTGCAGGTGAACTTTTGGCAAGATGAATTCATTTTAGATTTAACGCCAGAAGAGCGTTATTTTTATATATATTTGTTAACTGGTACGAAAACGAAGCAATGTGGTATTTACATATTACCGAAGCGTTTGGCAGAGCTTGAAACTGGTTACAGTATGGAAACTGTTGAGAAGTTATTGAACCGGTTTGTGGAATACGGGAAGATTTTATATGATGCGGAAACGAAAGAGTTATTCATTATAAATTGGTTACACTATAATCCTATTTTTAATACGAACATAGAGAAATGTGTATTACGTGAGCTGAAACTGGTGAAAAGTAAAGAGTTCCTACATAAGTTTTTGCGTAAATGTCTTGAAGAAGAATGCAAGATTCCATTATTACTTCAGTATTTTGGTATGCCAGAGGAAGAGGTTAGTAGTAATTCACAACAAGCAATTATTCAAGAGAAGGAAGAGAAGGAAGAGAAGGAAGAGGTAGAAAGAGTAGAGGATGCCACTCCGCATAGTGAAGTTTATAAATTTTACGAACAAAACATTAGTAGTCTATCTCCATATATCGCGAAGGAATTAAAGGAATGGATGCAAAGAGTTTCAGGAGATAAAGTACTAGAGGCACTTAAAATTGCGTTTGAAAATAATAAGGGGACGTTCGCTTATGTGCAGGGGATTTTGAGGAATTGGTGTAAGAAAGGACAAGTAAGCTTCAGTAAAGGAAAGGAAATAGTGCGTAAGAGAGCGGTATTCAGTTTGTATGATCCATAG
- a CDS encoding TetR family transcriptional regulator translates to MARLREFDEEKALDAAMQLFWEKGYTATSLSDLTAKMDIQRPSLYAAFGDKEGLFEAALRRYTNLHATSIRTELQKEQSVKESIRMFFENMVEEEYKRESNKGCFCINTMVEIAPHNEKFEVLTREHQMYLSVIFQELIAKGIQSGELQSDVNAKALAQTLVTLLIGLTVLMKSRPERSVIDNSVCIILSLLK, encoded by the coding sequence ATGGCTCGACTACGCGAATTTGATGAAGAAAAAGCTTTGGACGCTGCTATGCAACTTTTTTGGGAGAAAGGATACACTGCTACTTCATTAAGTGATCTAACTGCTAAAATGGACATACAAAGACCGAGTTTATATGCAGCATTTGGTGATAAAGAAGGGCTGTTTGAAGCTGCATTACGGAGATACACGAATTTACACGCGACTAGCATTCGAACAGAACTTCAAAAAGAACAATCTGTCAAAGAATCAATTCGTATGTTTTTTGAAAATATGGTGGAAGAGGAATATAAAAGAGAATCAAATAAAGGCTGTTTTTGTATTAACACAATGGTTGAGATTGCCCCTCATAATGAAAAATTTGAAGTGTTGACTAGAGAACATCAAATGTATCTTTCAGTTATATTTCAAGAATTAATCGCCAAAGGTATTCAGTCTGGAGAACTGCAAAGTGATGTGAACGCTAAAGCATTGGCACAAACGCTAGTCACTTTATTAATTGGATTAACAGTGTTAATGAAATCACGCCCAGAACGTTCAGTTATAGATAATTCGGTATGTATCATATTATCGTTACTAAAATAA
- a CDS encoding alpha/beta fold hydrolase, which yields MIKPATMEFVSLSNGETIAYQEVGRQNEEMLVLIHGNMTSSQHFDLVIEKLQNQYHIYAIDLRGFGQSTYNKPIDSLQDFAEDVKLFIDELKLKKFSLVGWSMGGGVAMEFTASHPTFVEKLILVESVGMKGYPIFKKDINGQPIVSSLLKTKEEIAQDPVQIAPVLDAIKNMNKVYYRTVWNLLIYTHNQPKPDRYEKYLDDMLTQRNFVDVNYSLVTFNISDEHNGVVRGNGHIHRIQAPTLVIQGDRDYVVPQVVGEELAKHLPNAELKVLEDCGHSPFIDCLDVFIGHVEDWLDNK from the coding sequence ATGATTAAGCCTGCAACAATGGAGTTTGTTTCACTATCGAACGGAGAAACAATTGCATATCAAGAAGTTGGAAGGCAAAATGAAGAAATGCTCGTACTCATTCATGGGAATATGACATCGTCACAACACTTTGATTTAGTTATTGAGAAACTGCAAAATCAATATCATATTTACGCAATTGATTTAAGAGGATTTGGACAATCAACGTATAATAAGCCGATAGATTCTTTACAAGACTTTGCAGAAGATGTGAAACTTTTTATAGATGAATTAAAACTAAAGAAATTTTCATTAGTGGGATGGTCAATGGGCGGCGGTGTTGCGATGGAGTTTACAGCGAGCCACCCAACTTTTGTAGAAAAGCTAATATTAGTAGAATCGGTAGGGATGAAAGGATACCCGATATTTAAAAAAGATATTAACGGGCAACCAATCGTATCGAGTTTATTAAAAACGAAAGAAGAAATTGCGCAAGACCCAGTGCAAATTGCACCAGTACTAGATGCAATAAAAAATATGAATAAAGTATATTATCGTACAGTATGGAATCTATTAATATACACACATAATCAACCTAAACCGGATCGTTATGAAAAGTATTTAGATGATATGTTAACGCAGCGCAATTTCGTTGATGTGAATTATTCATTAGTTACATTTAATATTTCAGATGAACATAATGGTGTTGTACGAGGAAATGGACACATTCATCGTATTCAAGCCCCAACACTCGTCATACAAGGTGACCGCGATTATGTTGTACCACAAGTAGTTGGCGAAGAATTAGCGAAACATTTGCCAAATGCGGAGTTGAAGGTGTTAGAAGATTGCGGGCATTCACCGTTTATTGATTGTTTAGATGTATTTATTGGGCATGTAGAGGATTGGTTAGACAATAAATAA
- a CDS encoding VOC family protein, translating into MIKSIYETHLHVRNLEKAIDFYQNKLGLSLAKRLSKRRVAFFWIGENKKQMLGLWEVHTNEEFETKHFAFRVDLEFLRTSKLWLEQRGIEVVGSLGKGNREPIVQRWMPAASVYFLDCDGNKLEFISMLYDDPDELEYATYLSEWNAEH; encoded by the coding sequence ATGATAAAAAGCATATATGAAACTCATTTACATGTAAGAAATTTAGAAAAGGCGATAGATTTCTATCAAAATAAGTTAGGTTTATCATTAGCAAAAAGACTATCGAAAAGAAGAGTTGCGTTCTTTTGGATAGGAGAAAATAAAAAACAAATGCTCGGATTATGGGAAGTACATACTAATGAAGAGTTTGAGACGAAACACTTCGCTTTTCGTGTAGATTTAGAGTTTTTAAGGACTTCTAAATTGTGGTTAGAGCAGCGTGGAATAGAGGTAGTAGGGAGTCTGGGGAAAGGAAATCGAGAACCAATTGTCCAAAGGTGGATGCCAGCTGCAAGCGTATATTTTCTAGATTGTGATGGAAATAAATTAGAGTTTATTTCTATGTTATATGATGATCCAGATGAATTAGAATATGCAACGTATTTAAGTGAATGGAATGCGGAGCACTAA
- a CDS encoding MarR family transcriptional regulator translates to MDEKQHFFHIVSQTSRKFTKKFNERVSPTGLFSAQWAVIFRINQTGSCTQTELCQYLNVESPTMTRTLTRMETMGWIIRTEGKDRREKLISLSETAIKMIPVWQEEVDAFEEKTLEGIKEEDLHEAFQLLQQIIKNLDH, encoded by the coding sequence ATGGACGAAAAACAACATTTTTTCCACATTGTTAGTCAAACTTCTCGTAAGTTTACGAAGAAATTTAATGAACGTGTATCTCCAACGGGATTATTTAGTGCGCAATGGGCTGTTATTTTCCGCATTAATCAAACTGGATCTTGTACCCAAACAGAATTATGTCAATATTTAAATGTTGAATCACCAACGATGACTCGTACGTTAACACGTATGGAAACGATGGGCTGGATTATTCGTACTGAAGGAAAAGATCGCCGTGAGAAGCTCATTTCCTTATCGGAAACAGCAATAAAAATGATTCCAGTATGGCAAGAAGAAGTTGATGCCTTTGAAGAAAAGACGCTAGAAGGTATTAAAGAAGAAGACTTACATGAAGCTTTTCAATTGTTACAACAAATCATCAAAAATTTAGATCATTAA